Proteins from a genomic interval of Pogoniulus pusillus isolate bPogPus1 unplaced genomic scaffold, bPogPus1.pri scaffold_219_arrow_ctg1, whole genome shotgun sequence:
- the LOC135174014 gene encoding uncharacterized protein Rv2082-like: protein MEQQQPQLQAMAAEAESESATVEAEDTVEAVVDDPVVKLMSVFEIDHIRKTMDALANDTMKQVTDNLIDMVIVLYKAFQDVEGIDKENLLVLAVGLIRAQDKVDELEYELKQASDEGDKLRREVDYLNKQRKCWRQIGQKARQQVEELKAENSRLSSKINRVNVPAVTDQRLRELEERLEGKFLQAFQELQLRMSPSQSPQPRVGQQGPEALSPQQSPARPAPVPLPRTSIRRTSQPVPPPLSPQITVLPSQPLPQAQPAPPPAAPIPSQPMPQLPPQPQTAQQPVPTSLLQPVWPVLMPSQPQVTAQPQLAMSFQPILPQQVPLQVPSQVLIPQAMLAPIPAQQPTPQTPSSPQPRSKVPLRSNRDSAPAQPHSEPSPAIASVSSDTEVEEITDSMRNASVNPVFKTETVKEHEDSAP from the coding sequence ATGGAGCAGCAACAGCCGCAGCTACAGGCTATggcagctgaagcagagtcTGAGTCTGCCACAGTGGAGGCAGAAGATACAGTGGAGGCAGTAGTAGATGACCCAGTTGTTAAGTTGATGTCTGTTTTTGAGATCGATCACATACGAAAGACTATGGACGCACTTGCTAATGATACCATGAAACAGGTCACCGATAATTTAATAGATATGGTTATTGTGCTATATAAAGCTTTCCAAGATGTGGAAGGAATAGATAAAGAAAACCTTCTTGTGCTGGCAGTAGGCTTAATTCGGGCTCAAGATAAAGTAGATGAATTGGAGTATGAGTTGAAACAGGCGAGTGACGAAGGAGATAAGTTAAGGAGAGAAGTTGATTATCTCAATAAACAGCGAAAGTGTTGGAGGCAGATCGGCCAGAAGGCGAGACAACAGGTTGAGGAGCTGAAAGCTGAGAATAGCAGGTTGAGTAGCAAAATTAATCGCGTAAACGTACCCGCGGTTACCGATCAACGACTTCGGGAGTTGGAGGAGAGGCTAGAGGGGAAGTTTCTCCAAGCCTTTCAGGAATTACAGCTGCGAATGTCGCCATCGCAGTCCCCGCAGCCGCGCGTAGGGCAGCAGGGCCCAGAGGCGCTGTCGCCGCAGCAGTCCCCGGCACGGCCGGCACCCGTCCCTCTGCCGCGGACCTCAATTCGGCGGACGTCACAGCCCGTGCCGCCGCCGCTCTCTCCACAGATAACTGTTTTGCCTTCTCAGCCCCTGCCGCAAGCCCAGCCGGCTCCACCGCCAGCGGCTCCGATACCGTCTCAGCCCatgccacagctgcccccacAGCCGCAAACggctcagcagcctgtgccgACGTCGCTTTTGCAACCGGTTTGGCCAGTCCTGATGCCTTCTCAGCCTCAGGTGACGGCTCAGCCGCAATTAGCGATGTCTTTTCAACCGATTTTGCCTCAGCAGGTTCCGTTGCAGGTTCCGTCGCAGGTTCTGATTCCGCAGGCCATGCTGGCGCCCATCCCGGCTCAACAGCCCACACCGCAGACGCCATCTTCTCCGCAGCCACGCTCCAAGGTGCCATTACGGAGCAACAGGGACAGCGCACCTGCGCAGCCCCACTCTGAGCCGTCACCCGCAATCGCGTCAGTGAgcagcgacacggaagtggaggagATAACCGACAGCATGAGGAACGCATCTGTCAATCCTGTTTTCAAGACAGAAACCGTTAAGGAGCACGAGGACAGTGCACCATGA